One genomic region from Polynucleobacter sp. MWH-P3-07-1 encodes:
- a CDS encoding SDR family oxidoreductase produces MSVMQSFGKPRILIIGCGDIGLRVAKQLIRHYKVFALTSQVSRFAELRAVGVTPLLGNLDEPNSLWRLSAIAETVIHLAPPQNMSRLDRRTRNLIRILSQRPNQVRRLIYVSTTGVYGNHSGAHVSETTPVHPESERAWRRVDAECTLRLWALAHGVILTILRVPGIYALDRLPLERLEAKTPALLPEEDAYSNHIHSEDLARLVCSAVYHGKPQRVINACDGGETKMGDYFDQVADAFDLARPTRLPAEQLQKIVSPMLWSFMRESRRVMNTRLGELKTTLRYPSVAAFLKTISKNP; encoded by the coding sequence ATGTCAGTTATGCAATCGTTTGGTAAACCTCGAATTCTGATTATTGGCTGCGGCGACATTGGTCTGCGCGTAGCCAAACAGCTCATTCGTCACTACAAAGTCTTTGCTTTAACTTCTCAGGTGAGCCGGTTTGCTGAACTAAGAGCGGTTGGCGTTACACCGCTTTTAGGCAACCTGGACGAACCTAATAGCTTATGGCGTTTAAGTGCGATCGCCGAAACCGTGATTCATCTAGCGCCCCCACAAAATATGAGCCGTTTGGACCGGCGCACTCGCAATCTCATTCGAATTTTATCCCAAAGGCCCAATCAAGTCCGACGCCTGATCTATGTCAGTACCACCGGTGTCTATGGCAATCATTCTGGAGCCCATGTCAGCGAAACAACCCCTGTCCATCCGGAAAGCGAAAGGGCTTGGCGACGCGTCGATGCTGAGTGCACCTTGAGGCTATGGGCCTTAGCGCATGGGGTCATATTGACTATCTTGAGGGTTCCAGGGATTTATGCTTTGGACCGTTTGCCGCTCGAGCGCTTAGAGGCTAAGACACCAGCGTTATTGCCCGAGGAAGATGCGTATTCCAATCATATCCATAGCGAAGATCTTGCTCGATTGGTATGTAGCGCGGTTTATCACGGTAAACCGCAGAGAGTGATTAACGCTTGCGACGGTGGCGAGACAAAGATGGGTGATTACTTTGATCAGGTTGCTGATGCATTTGATTTAGCGAGACCAACAAGGTTGCCTGCTGAGCAATTACAAAAAATCGTCAGTCCTATGCTCTGGTCTTTTATGCGCGAGTCTCGACGGGTCATGAATACCCGCCTGGGTGAATTGAAAACAACTTTGCGCTACCCGAGCGTAGCGGCATTCTTAAAAACTATTTCCAAGAATCCTTAA
- a CDS encoding CDP-6-deoxy-delta-3,4-glucoseen reductase, with protein MSYQVTIKASGKQFEVNADENVLEAALRHNIQLPYGCKNGACGSCKGKILEGQVSHGQHSASALSPNDEAAGSALFCCCHPQSNLLIEAREIQGGGDMPVRKVPCRVASLSMPSADVAILKLQLPATDRFQFLAGQYIEFLLKDGQRRAYSIATPPVAEGPLELHIRHLPGGLFTDFVFGKTTPALKEKDILRFEGPLGSFFLREDSQKPIIFVAAGTGFAPIKSIIEQMQAKKITRPIHLYWGGRRPSDLYLDELCQTWAKEIPEFTYTPVISDGLAEDAWTGRTGFVHAAVMQDHPDLSAFQVYACGAPVMVNAARQDFSSKCHLPEEEFFADSFTSAADLASA; from the coding sequence ATGTCTTACCAAGTCACCATCAAAGCGAGCGGCAAACAATTTGAGGTTAACGCCGATGAAAACGTGCTCGAGGCGGCTCTGCGTCACAATATTCAACTGCCCTATGGCTGTAAAAATGGTGCCTGCGGCTCCTGCAAGGGCAAGATCCTTGAAGGTCAAGTAAGTCACGGGCAACATAGTGCTAGCGCCCTCTCGCCTAACGATGAAGCCGCAGGATCTGCTTTATTCTGCTGCTGCCATCCTCAATCAAATCTCTTAATTGAAGCTCGCGAGATTCAAGGGGGTGGAGATATGCCAGTGCGCAAGGTCCCTTGCCGTGTTGCATCCCTCTCCATGCCGAGCGCAGATGTGGCTATCCTGAAGCTTCAGTTACCTGCTACAGATCGATTCCAATTCTTGGCTGGCCAATACATTGAGTTTCTCTTAAAGGATGGGCAAAGACGTGCTTACTCAATCGCAACGCCTCCAGTCGCTGAGGGTCCGCTTGAGCTTCATATTCGCCATCTACCTGGCGGCTTGTTTACAGACTTTGTCTTCGGCAAAACAACGCCCGCTTTAAAAGAGAAAGACATCCTCCGTTTTGAAGGCCCCTTGGGTAGCTTTTTCTTGAGAGAAGATTCTCAAAAACCCATTATTTTTGTTGCCGCTGGAACTGGCTTTGCGCCAATTAAATCGATCATTGAGCAGATGCAGGCTAAAAAGATCACTCGCCCCATTCATCTATATTGGGGCGGCCGTCGCCCCAGCGATCTTTATCTTGATGAACTGTGCCAGACCTGGGCCAAGGAGATTCCTGAATTTACCTATACCCCAGTCATTTCCGATGGCCTGGCTGAAGACGCCTGGACTGGCCGTACCGGCTTTGTGCACGCTGCAGTAATGCAAGACCACCCGGATTTGTCTGCCTTCCAGGTCTATGCCTGTGGAGCGCCAGTGATGGTGAATGCAGCACGACAAGACTTTTCATCAAAATGTCATTTGCCTGAAGAAGAATTTTTCGCAGACTCATTCACCAGCGCCGCAGATCTCGCATCTGCGTAA
- a CDS encoding acetylornithine transaminase — translation MNKAPATIDTHSVMFITQRPDVVMVEGEGSWLTDNNGKRYLDFLQGWAVNCLGHGNPGMISALNTQAKKLINPSPAFYNEPMIGLSDLLTSNSCFDKVFFANSGAEANEGAIKLARKWGQLHKGGAFEIITFDHSFHGRTLATMSASGKPGWDTLFAPQVPGFPKADLNDLESVKQLVTHNTVAVMLEPVQGEGGVIPADPEFMKGLRKFTQEQNILLIVDEVQAGCGRTGKLFAHQLYDIEPDIMSLGKGIGGGVPLAAVLATDTVACFVPGDQGGTYNGNPLMTAVGMSVIEQLLAPGFLDAVKAKGALLRAELLKLANEFGLEGERGEGLLRALMLGKDVGPKLVELARDRSPEGLLINSPRPNLLRFMPALNIADQEIIQMCNMLRELLKQV, via the coding sequence ATGAACAAAGCACCAGCTACTATTGATACCCACTCAGTGATGTTCATCACACAGCGGCCTGACGTGGTCATGGTTGAAGGTGAGGGATCTTGGTTAACAGATAACAACGGCAAACGCTATTTAGATTTTCTGCAAGGTTGGGCGGTCAATTGTCTCGGTCATGGTAACCCTGGCATGATTTCTGCACTAAATACACAAGCTAAAAAGCTGATCAATCCCAGCCCCGCTTTTTATAACGAACCAATGATTGGTTTGTCAGATCTCCTAACGAGCAATAGTTGTTTTGACAAAGTCTTTTTTGCCAACAGCGGAGCTGAAGCAAACGAAGGTGCCATTAAATTGGCGCGTAAATGGGGGCAACTCCATAAAGGCGGCGCTTTTGAGATCATTACCTTTGATCACAGCTTTCATGGTCGCACTTTAGCCACCATGAGCGCCTCCGGTAAACCGGGTTGGGATACTTTATTTGCACCGCAAGTGCCAGGCTTTCCAAAAGCAGACTTAAATGATTTAGAGTCTGTTAAACAATTAGTCACTCACAATACGGTTGCGGTGATGCTAGAACCTGTTCAAGGTGAAGGCGGCGTCATCCCTGCAGATCCAGAGTTTATGAAGGGCTTACGCAAGTTCACTCAAGAGCAAAATATTCTTTTGATTGTGGATGAAGTACAAGCAGGGTGCGGTAGAACCGGCAAACTCTTTGCACACCAGCTATACGATATTGAACCTGACATCATGAGCCTGGGTAAAGGTATTGGTGGCGGTGTTCCGCTGGCTGCTGTCCTCGCGACTGATACTGTTGCTTGTTTTGTACCTGGCGATCAAGGCGGTACCTATAACGGCAATCCCCTCATGACCGCTGTAGGTATGAGCGTTATTGAACAGTTGCTTGCTCCAGGATTTTTAGATGCAGTGAAAGCCAAAGGCGCCCTCTTGCGTGCTGAACTCCTTAAATTAGCAAATGAGTTTGGACTCGAGGGTGAACGTGGTGAAGGCTTACTCAGAGCATTGATGCTCGGCAAAGATGTCGGCCCCAAATTGGTTGAACTTGCTCGCGATCGTAGTCCAGAGGGATTATTAATTAATTCACCAAGACCAAACTTGCTCCGCTTCATGCCAGCACTCAACATCGCTGATCAAGAGATCATACAGATGTGCAATATGCTCCGCGAGCTCTTAAAGCAAGTCTAA
- the ispH gene encoding 4-hydroxy-3-methylbut-2-enyl diphosphate reductase, whose amino-acid sequence MSESNVSEILMAQPRGFCAGVDRAINIVNEALNRFGAPIYVRHEIVHNAYVVDELRNKGAVFVEELDEVPKGGIVVFSAHGVSQEVRKDAEERGLQVYDATCPLVTKVHLEVIKMCKEGFTVLMIGHAGHPEVEGTMGQVKEGVFLIEKLADVAGLSFSQDTKIAFVTQTTLSIDETKEIVVALTEKFPNIVQPRKQDICYATQNRQDAVKFMAPQVEVVIVVGSQTSSNSNRLRELSEKLGVPSYMVDAPDQLKPEWFEGKKRVGLTAGASAPESLAQSIVARIQEFGPRSVRPLPGVVEDVTFSLPKNLVD is encoded by the coding sequence ATGAGTGAGTCGAATGTTTCCGAGATTTTGATGGCTCAGCCCCGTGGCTTCTGTGCGGGCGTGGATCGAGCAATCAATATTGTGAATGAAGCGCTGAATCGTTTTGGCGCGCCAATTTATGTTCGTCATGAAATTGTCCACAACGCTTATGTAGTGGATGAGCTGCGAAATAAGGGCGCAGTGTTTGTTGAAGAATTGGATGAGGTACCCAAAGGCGGAATTGTGGTGTTTAGTGCTCATGGCGTCTCTCAAGAGGTGAGAAAAGATGCAGAGGAGCGAGGCCTACAGGTATATGACGCAACTTGCCCCTTGGTGACTAAAGTGCATCTAGAGGTGATCAAGATGTGCAAAGAGGGCTTCACTGTTCTGATGATTGGACATGCAGGACACCCTGAGGTTGAAGGCACCATGGGACAGGTCAAGGAGGGTGTATTCCTGATTGAAAAGTTGGCCGATGTAGCCGGCTTATCTTTTTCACAAGATACCAAAATAGCTTTCGTCACCCAGACTACTTTGTCGATTGATGAGACTAAAGAGATTGTTGTAGCGCTGACAGAAAAATTTCCCAATATTGTTCAACCTCGCAAGCAAGATATTTGTTATGCAACCCAAAACCGACAAGATGCCGTGAAGTTCATGGCACCTCAGGTCGAGGTGGTCATTGTGGTCGGAAGTCAGACAAGCTCAAACTCGAATCGCTTGCGCGAACTTTCTGAAAAACTGGGTGTACCTTCCTACATGGTCGATGCGCCGGATCAGCTCAAGCCCGAATGGTTCGAAGGCAAGAAGCGGGTGGGTTTAACAGCAGGCGCTTCAGCCCCAGAGAGCTTGGCTCAATCGATTGTGGCGCGCATCCAAGAGTTTGGACCGAGAAGTGTCAGACCCCTACCGGGGGTAGTTGAAGACGTTACTTTTTCACTGCCTAAAAATTTAGTAGATTAG
- a CDS encoding peptidylprolyl isomerase has protein sequence MTKLTVLPNSYLTLNYRLTLPSGADYINTFVDRPATVLMGSGQFAPCFEKVLLGLEVGERRSALLAPEESFGERKEDLVQWVSLQALKEGRDEDVEFNPGDVIEFNAPSGAQYAGVLQSINEEGAWFDFNHPLAGVAVNFEAQIVAIM, from the coding sequence ATGACCAAGCTCACTGTTTTGCCCAATTCTTATTTGACTTTGAACTACCGGCTCACCTTGCCGAGTGGGGCTGATTACATCAATACTTTTGTGGATCGACCTGCTACGGTGTTGATGGGTTCTGGACAATTTGCACCTTGTTTTGAAAAAGTACTACTCGGTTTGGAAGTGGGGGAGAGAAGAAGTGCTTTGTTGGCACCAGAAGAAAGCTTTGGAGAGCGAAAAGAAGATCTAGTGCAGTGGGTTTCCCTGCAAGCGCTGAAAGAAGGGCGCGATGAGGATGTGGAATTCAACCCCGGTGATGTGATTGAGTTCAACGCACCGAGTGGCGCTCAGTACGCAGGAGTATTGCAATCGATTAACGAGGAGGGTGCTTGGTTTGACTTCAATCATCCTTTGGCTGGAGTGGCAGTCAATTTCGAAGCGCAAATTGTGGCGATTATGTGA
- the radC gene encoding DNA repair protein RadC — protein sequence MQPREKLRSFGADALSNAELLAIFLRVGVKGKTAVQLAKDLLSQFGSLPKLLNCSPEELTAIHGMGWSKWSQIQAAYELVKRSLEEKLAQDSIFSSPHHVREFLQAKIGRLPHEVFLCLYLDSRCRLIECQELFRGSITQTAVYPREILKEALGRNASALIVAHNHPSGNPLPSQADQDLTKTLEKALQLVDIPLLDHCIVSSSGFFSFSDAGLIQNT from the coding sequence GTGCAACCCCGCGAGAAATTACGCTCGTTTGGGGCAGATGCCTTAAGCAACGCAGAGCTCTTAGCCATTTTTCTGCGAGTTGGGGTGAAGGGTAAAACTGCCGTTCAGTTAGCGAAAGATCTTTTATCCCAGTTTGGCAGCCTGCCGAAACTGCTGAACTGCAGTCCTGAGGAGTTGACTGCTATCCACGGAATGGGTTGGTCAAAATGGTCACAGATACAGGCAGCCTATGAATTGGTTAAGCGCAGCCTAGAGGAAAAACTCGCCCAGGACTCGATCTTTTCCTCCCCACACCATGTTCGGGAGTTCTTGCAAGCCAAAATTGGCCGCCTACCGCATGAGGTTTTCCTTTGTCTATATCTCGATAGCCGCTGTCGCCTGATTGAATGCCAAGAGCTCTTCAGGGGGTCTATCACCCAAACTGCCGTCTACCCCCGAGAGATCCTCAAGGAAGCGCTTGGAAGAAATGCCAGCGCCTTAATCGTTGCCCATAACCACCCCAGCGGGAACCCACTCCCAAGCCAGGCCGATCAGGACCTGACTAAAACCCTCGAAAAAGCCCTCCAGCTGGTGGATATTCCCCTGCTTGACCATTGCATTGTCAGTAGCAGCGGTTTTTTCTCCTTTTCAGATGCGGGGCTTATCCAAAATACGTAG
- the rpmB gene encoding 50S ribosomal protein L28, producing MAKVCQVTGKKPMVGNNVSHANNKTKRRFLPNLQNRRFWVESENRWVSLRLTNAGLRVIDKNGIDAVLSDLRARGEI from the coding sequence ATGGCAAAAGTTTGCCAAGTCACTGGGAAGAAGCCGATGGTTGGCAACAATGTTTCCCATGCAAACAATAAAACCAAGCGTCGCTTTTTGCCTAATCTGCAAAATCGTCGTTTTTGGGTTGAATCTGAAAACCGTTGGGTTAGCTTGCGCTTAACCAATGCTGGTTTGCGCGTTATCGACAAGAATGGCATTGATGCCGTGTTGTCTGATCTTCGTGCACGTGGCGAAATTTAA
- the rpmG gene encoding 50S ribosomal protein L33 → MAKGGREKIKLESSAGTGHFYTTTKNKRTKPEKMEIMKFDPTIRKHVAYKETKLK, encoded by the coding sequence ATGGCTAAAGGCGGTAGAGAAAAAATCAAGTTAGAGTCATCAGCTGGTACTGGTCACTTCTACACAACCACAAAAAACAAGCGTACCAAGCCTGAGAAAATGGAGATCATGAAGTTTGATCCAACCATTCGCAAGCACGTTGCTTACAAAGAAACTAAGCTGAAGTAA
- a CDS encoding fatty acid desaturase has product MFTLLVTHITIAGVTIFLHRCQAHRALDLHPIASHFFRFWLWLTTGMVTKEWASVHRKHHAKCETIDDPHSPQVLGIQTLLTRGAELYKKEAANPETLEKFGHGTPDDWIERNIYSQFSWQGVALMLIIDVFLFGAVGLTVWAVQMLWIPVTAAGVINGIGHFWGYRNYDCEDASRNIMPWGILIGGEELHNNHHTFATSAKLSSKWYEFDIGWLYIQMMSAVGLATVKKTSPKPVMSNLRPADQGTLEAIIANRYEIMARYSKTLHRFFSNEVQHMQVLAGHLSDARSWLCKDESRLSEQEKLKLEELIAANAQLRKMIEMRRELQMLWGRSNATREQLVSQLHAWCQRAEDSGLTSLRDFSLRLRRYA; this is encoded by the coding sequence ATGTTTACCTTGCTCGTGACGCATATCACGATCGCCGGCGTGACAATTTTTTTGCATCGCTGCCAAGCGCATCGCGCATTAGATTTGCACCCAATTGCATCTCATTTTTTCCGCTTTTGGCTTTGGCTCACTACAGGAATGGTCACTAAGGAATGGGCCTCGGTCCATCGCAAGCACCACGCTAAATGCGAGACCATTGACGATCCCCATAGCCCACAAGTTCTGGGCATTCAAACTTTACTAACTCGCGGTGCCGAGCTGTATAAAAAAGAAGCAGCCAACCCCGAGACCTTAGAAAAATTTGGTCACGGCACTCCCGATGATTGGATTGAGCGCAATATCTATTCCCAGTTTTCTTGGCAGGGCGTTGCCTTGATGCTCATCATTGATGTGTTTTTATTTGGTGCGGTGGGTCTAACAGTCTGGGCGGTGCAAATGTTATGGATTCCCGTGACTGCGGCTGGGGTGATTAATGGCATTGGGCACTTCTGGGGTTACCGCAACTATGACTGCGAAGATGCCTCGCGGAACATCATGCCATGGGGTATTTTGATTGGCGGAGAAGAGCTGCACAACAATCATCACACCTTTGCAACGAGTGCAAAGCTCTCAAGCAAATGGTACGAATTTGATATTGGATGGCTGTATATCCAGATGATGAGTGCAGTGGGTTTGGCTACTGTCAAGAAAACTTCGCCCAAGCCAGTCATGAGTAATTTACGTCCCGCAGACCAAGGCACTCTAGAAGCCATTATTGCCAATCGTTACGAGATCATGGCTCGCTACAGTAAAACCTTGCATCGCTTCTTTAGTAATGAGGTCCAGCATATGCAAGTCTTAGCTGGCCATTTAAGTGATGCTCGTTCATGGTTATGTAAAGACGAGTCTCGCCTGAGTGAGCAAGAGAAGCTCAAGTTGGAAGAGTTGATTGCAGCGAATGCGCAACTGCGTAAGATGATTGAGATGCGTCGTGAGTTGCAGATGCTATGGGGCCGCTCTAATGCAACTCGTGAGCAATTAGTTTCGCAGTTGCATGCATGGTGTCAACGCGCAGAAGATAGTGGTCTAACCAGCTTGCGTGATTTCTCATTGAGATTGCGTCGGTACGCTTAG
- a CDS encoding RsmB/NOP family class I SAM-dependent RNA methyltransferase, translating to MSKERSPRGSGPRSSNTKSYAAKSRDASKRPERRNASGNLIAPVGQKNFSNAKALPQHAIHLERLLPELLSFEQPADRVVSRYFRAEPQLGNRDRALIAESAFAILRRKNEFAQFAESGTGSQARRLALLGLVSALSEGGLGSANRAESAIADLAHVLQPGEYEWLQRFSTVDPQALNPLVRNNLPEWLWDAFGEYPGEEAREDLAKALMHPALLDLRANTMKINREQLLADMNALGGRYQAIPTPYAPDGVRIMGKPALQNTVAFKAGAFEVQDEGSQLLAYLLAPKRGEMVVDFCAGAGGKTLAIGALMRSTGRLYAFDTSERRLANLKPRQARSGLSNVHPVWIDSENDAKIKRLAGKIDRVLVDAPCSGMGTLRRNPDLKWRQTPQGVLELNQKQASILHSASRLLKPGGRLVYATCSLLPQENQKIAEDFLANHPEFEIVPAAEALKPLFPKDILPIGCSKDNPWWQLWPHIHGTDGFFGAIFQRKPSTTPPKEVSKKKPKEESEQ from the coding sequence ATGAGTAAAGAACGTTCACCACGTGGGTCTGGCCCACGCAGCAGTAATACCAAAAGCTACGCAGCTAAAAGCCGAGATGCCTCAAAGCGTCCAGAGCGACGCAATGCAAGTGGTAACTTAATCGCCCCTGTTGGTCAAAAGAATTTCTCGAACGCCAAGGCCTTGCCTCAGCATGCAATTCATTTAGAGCGTTTATTGCCAGAACTCCTGAGTTTTGAGCAGCCAGCCGATCGAGTGGTGAGTCGCTATTTTCGTGCTGAGCCACAGTTGGGCAATCGCGACCGTGCTTTGATTGCAGAGAGTGCCTTTGCGATCTTGCGAAGAAAAAATGAGTTTGCTCAGTTTGCTGAGAGTGGTACTGGCTCGCAAGCTAGACGTCTCGCTCTCTTGGGTTTGGTTTCCGCTCTCTCTGAGGGCGGTCTAGGCTCTGCTAATCGTGCCGAGAGCGCGATTGCTGATCTTGCACATGTTCTCCAGCCTGGGGAGTACGAGTGGTTGCAGCGCTTCTCAACTGTCGACCCGCAAGCCCTAAATCCATTGGTGCGGAACAATTTACCTGAATGGTTATGGGATGCTTTTGGAGAGTATCCGGGTGAGGAGGCGCGCGAAGACTTAGCTAAAGCATTGATGCATCCCGCCTTGCTCGATTTAAGAGCCAACACCATGAAAATCAATCGCGAGCAATTGCTTGCCGATATGAATGCGCTCGGTGGTCGCTATCAAGCCATCCCGACCCCGTATGCTCCTGATGGTGTGCGCATCATGGGCAAGCCTGCCCTACAAAATACAGTGGCCTTTAAAGCTGGCGCTTTTGAAGTGCAAGATGAGGGCAGTCAATTATTGGCCTACTTGCTTGCCCCCAAGCGAGGCGAGATGGTAGTCGACTTTTGTGCTGGTGCAGGCGGTAAAACTTTAGCGATTGGAGCTCTGATGCGCTCGACAGGGCGCCTTTATGCTTTTGACACCTCAGAGCGTCGACTTGCGAACTTAAAGCCAAGACAAGCCCGCAGCGGCCTCTCAAATGTCCATCCTGTGTGGATTGATAGTGAGAACGATGCCAAGATTAAGCGCTTGGCCGGCAAGATTGATCGCGTCCTGGTAGATGCCCCTTGTAGTGGCATGGGCACTTTACGACGTAACCCAGATCTGAAGTGGCGCCAAACCCCTCAGGGGGTTTTAGAGCTCAATCAAAAACAAGCCAGTATTTTGCATTCTGCTAGCCGCTTGCTCAAACCTGGTGGCCGCTTGGTATACGCCACCTGCAGTCTCCTGCCTCAGGAAAACCAAAAAATAGCGGAAGATTTTCTGGCTAATCATCCTGAGTTTGAGATTGTCCCTGCAGCGGAAGCGCTTAAGCCGTTGTTTCCAAAGGATATTTTGCCAATTGGTTGCAGTAAAGACAATCCTTGGTGGCAGTTATGGCCCCATATTCATGGGACTGATGGCTTCTTTGGGGCTATTTTTCAAAGAAAGCCTAGCACCACACCTCCCAAAGAGGTCTCCAAGAAGAAGCCAAAAGAAGAGTCCGAGCAATAA
- the purN gene encoding phosphoribosylglycinamide formyltransferase: MLSIVTLISGRGSNFEAIVKTAQKEAWPVIFSGVIANHSAAKGLDFARSEGIPAFTVEHRAHASRESFDEALIHQIDQLGADLVVLAGFMRILTPQFIRHFEGRLINIHPALLPQFPGLHTHERALEAGVKTHGATVHFVTEGVDEGPIICQASVPVLEGDSAEALAARVLAAEHQIYPRAVKWFLDGRLRIEGNQVKLSPPEAQFFKYE, from the coding sequence ATGCTTTCAATCGTTACCTTAATCTCCGGCCGCGGATCTAATTTCGAGGCCATCGTCAAAACTGCCCAAAAAGAGGCTTGGCCAGTCATTTTTTCAGGGGTGATTGCCAATCATTCTGCCGCCAAGGGCCTTGATTTTGCTCGCTCAGAGGGTATTCCGGCTTTTACAGTTGAGCATCGTGCTCATGCCAGCCGAGAGTCGTTCGATGAGGCACTAATTCATCAAATCGACCAATTAGGGGCTGATTTGGTCGTGTTGGCGGGTTTCATGAGAATTCTGACCCCGCAATTTATTCGACATTTTGAAGGTCGTTTGATCAATATTCATCCTGCCTTATTGCCCCAGTTCCCCGGTTTGCATACCCATGAGCGGGCTTTAGAGGCAGGCGTGAAGACTCACGGGGCAACTGTCCACTTTGTCACTGAGGGAGTTGATGAAGGCCCCATCATTTGCCAAGCCTCAGTGCCAGTCTTGGAGGGCGATAGCGCTGAGGCTCTAGCTGCCCGTGTTTTGGCCGCTGAGCATCAAATCTACCCGCGGGCCGTAAAATGGTTCCTTGATGGACGATTGCGCATTGAAGGTAATCAAGTGAAGTTATCTCCCCCTGAGGCGCAATTTTTTAAATATGAGTAA